The Acidobacteriota bacterium genome contains a region encoding:
- a CDS encoding PIG-L family deacetylase, translated as MKLSFSFVIALTLLLSGSPLGDRFVQTSCLAQTVHAQVPQATIEDERGIVALDQALREITNPFTVLCIAARPGDEDDGALAYVRKKLGARAVMLFATRGEGEDSPSRAELDQELGAIRTREALEAARIVGADVMFLNLRDIGYSKSADEALSIWGHDEGLRRMVRAIRLLRPDVIITNHHSRSGEGVEQAVTRLALEAFTAAGQTKLAPEAGSEAWQVRRFFRRTDDSGEGVKIDLNEYDHARGLTYAQIGLAAHHRFLSRSASLDRLTPERETSYFKPIDSPADQETMKPGAGLLDGLTLPENVTRSIVQPRVGDLGVVDAIATGERLIDALIEKLIEKRAEGTAEAMHERYGADFVRVIRFTTALERALALALGLNLEVTVSDRVVVPGQKLVARLVLRNGGRRSFPVVLSTPERIPITEKDSAFKDSEVIGLGTGGLAFKEFEYEIPKDAAPTLPTSAHLYDEQYYAVGSSLPGAQPADPFGVRLVASAEVGLGQVNIRVAALVRFDIAPPIEISTIPFALIKDWSKPREIDFPVRVRNRTPGRLAGALWVVPLALSDDEYEPVHIAFGREDEEITVNLKLRLPILKPPLSPDVLIEFRREKPALPDPLGSAKIAVKAIDLELADGLKAGCIRGLDDWLSFAFTELGVEHSELRIDDISNTEHGNGNVAPQSRIGCGDLARFTTIVVDGNAYFARPELGLHNRCLLRYVRQGGNLVVLTQRPDDWNLALARTQFAPYPIKLSKDRIAFETARVNILDPDHPLMSRPNKITAKDFEGWTVERAAAVPRKWSSEYTPLLESSDPGEEPTRGGLLIARYGEGTYIYISFALRRQLLSPNAGPYRLFANLMSLPNIAKTKPQ; from the coding sequence ATGAAGCTGAGCTTTTCATTCGTGATCGCATTGACTCTTCTCCTTAGCGGATCGCCGCTGGGCGACAGGTTCGTTCAAACCTCTTGCCTCGCGCAAACGGTTCACGCGCAAGTTCCGCAAGCTACGATCGAAGACGAACGCGGGATTGTCGCGCTCGACCAGGCGCTGCGCGAGATCACCAACCCCTTCACCGTTCTGTGCATCGCCGCCCGTCCTGGCGATGAAGACGACGGCGCGCTCGCCTATGTGCGCAAGAAGCTCGGCGCGCGCGCGGTCATGTTGTTCGCAACTCGCGGTGAAGGCGAAGACAGCCCGTCGCGCGCCGAGTTGGACCAGGAACTGGGTGCGATTCGCACTCGCGAAGCGCTCGAAGCAGCGAGGATCGTCGGCGCGGATGTAATGTTTCTCAACCTTCGGGACATCGGGTATTCGAAGTCGGCCGATGAGGCCTTGAGCATTTGGGGACACGATGAAGGTTTGCGGCGCATGGTCAGGGCAATTCGGCTGCTGCGTCCCGACGTGATCATCACCAACCACCACTCCAGGTCCGGCGAAGGCGTCGAACAAGCGGTGACTCGACTCGCCCTCGAAGCCTTCACCGCGGCAGGACAGACAAAACTGGCCCCGGAAGCCGGTTCCGAGGCGTGGCAAGTCCGTCGTTTCTTCAGACGAACCGATGACTCCGGCGAAGGCGTCAAGATCGACCTCAACGAATACGACCACGCCCGCGGGCTGACTTATGCGCAGATTGGACTGGCGGCGCACCACCGCTTCCTATCGCGAAGCGCAAGTTTAGACCGGCTGACGCCTGAACGTGAGACAAGCTATTTCAAGCCGATAGATTCGCCTGCGGATCAAGAGACGATGAAGCCGGGCGCCGGACTGCTTGACGGGCTGACGCTTCCCGAGAACGTGACCCGCTCGATCGTTCAGCCTCGCGTTGGCGATCTGGGAGTCGTCGATGCGATTGCTACCGGCGAGCGATTGATCGACGCGCTGATCGAGAAACTCATCGAGAAGCGCGCCGAAGGAACGGCCGAAGCAATGCACGAACGGTACGGCGCCGATTTCGTTCGAGTCATCAGATTCACCACCGCCCTCGAGCGCGCGCTGGCGCTGGCTCTCGGGCTGAACCTTGAAGTCACCGTCTCTGACCGCGTGGTCGTGCCCGGCCAGAAGCTTGTTGCGCGCCTCGTGCTTCGCAACGGCGGTCGTCGATCGTTTCCAGTCGTGCTGAGCACGCCCGAGCGCATTCCCATCACCGAAAAGGATTCAGCTTTCAAAGACTCCGAGGTCATAGGCCTGGGGACTGGCGGTCTCGCGTTCAAGGAGTTCGAATACGAGATACCGAAAGACGCGGCGCCTACGCTGCCGACGTCAGCACACCTTTACGATGAGCAGTACTATGCGGTCGGTTCATCGCTGCCGGGAGCGCAGCCCGCCGACCCCTTCGGCGTCCGTCTGGTGGCGTCGGCCGAAGTAGGTCTGGGCCAGGTGAACATCCGCGTCGCCGCGCTAGTCAGATTCGACATCGCGCCGCCGATCGAGATTTCAACGATTCCATTCGCTTTGATCAAAGACTGGTCGAAGCCGAGGGAGATCGACTTTCCAGTGCGCGTGCGGAATCGAACGCCGGGCAGGCTGGCAGGCGCGCTGTGGGTGGTCCCGCTGGCGCTGAGCGACGACGAATACGAACCGGTCCACATCGCGTTTGGCCGCGAAGACGAAGAGATAACCGTCAATCTCAAGCTCCGCCTGCCGATCTTGAAGCCGCCCCTGTCACCAGACGTGCTGATCGAGTTTCGCCGTGAGAAACCTGCGCTGCCCGATCCGCTCGGCTCCGCCAAGATCGCGGTGAAAGCGATCGACCTCGAACTCGCCGACGGACTCAAAGCGGGTTGCATCCGCGGGCTCGACGACTGGCTCTCGTTTGCGTTTACCGAACTCGGGGTCGAGCACAGCGAGCTGAGAATCGATGACATAAGCAACACTGAGCATGGCAACGGCAACGTCGCCCCGCAGTCTCGCATTGGGTGCGGCGACCTGGCGCGATTCACAACTATTGTCGTAGACGGCAACGCTTACTTCGCGCGGCCGGAGCTTGGGCTGCATAACAGGTGTTTGCTTCGATACGTGCGGCAGGGCGGCAACCTGGTCGTGCTCACCCAGCGGCCCGATGACTGGAATCTCGCGTTGGCCCGCACTCAATTCGCGCCCTATCCGATCAAGCTATCGAAGGACAGAATCGCGTTCGAGACTGCCCGCGTGAACATCCTGGACCCCGATCACCCGCTGATGTCCCGGCCAAACAAGATTACGGCAAAGGATTTCGAAGGCTGGACTGTCGAGCGAGCCGCCGCCGTTCCCCGAAAGTGGTCAAGCGAGTACACTCCGCTGCTGGAGTCGAGCGACCCGGGAGAAGAGCCCACGCGGGGAGGCTTGCTCATCGCGCGCTACGGAGAGGGAACATATATCTACATAAGCTTCGCATTGCGCCGCCAACTGCTATCGCCAAATGCGGGACCGTACCGGTTGTTCGCCAACCTCATGAGCCTTCCCAACATCGCGAAGACCAAACCGCAATAG